The Thermococcus sibiricus MM 739 DNA window CTCAAGGATTAACTTATCTGTATTGTCAAGTCTAACCTTCAAACCGCCAGAAGAGAAGTAGAAACTCGCTTTTCCACTGTTGGTGGCTATTCCATTATACCATTTTTTGACAGGGGAGACTATTAAACAGCTGTCGACTATTATCTTTCCATTGTAGCGCTCTATAACCTCTGTGTAACCTAACGCATCTGAAAGGGATTTCACCACCCTGCTAGCAGTTATTAATAAGGGGGCTTTTAGAGGCTTTTCTCTCATTCTCAAAAGTTCTGCAATCTCTTTAATTTCCTGAATTGAAGCATGAGGACAACCTATAACGATGGCATCAATTTCACTCCAATCGGCGTTGAATTTCTCCTTAACTTCTTTAAGCTCCTCCTCTCCAACCTGGATTTTTTCAATTTTGTCAGTTATGGCTTCCTTGTATTCTGGTGTCTCGCCTTCTACATGATATAGAGCAATAGAACCTGTTGCTGCCATTGAAGCCCCAAGCTCTTTAAGATAGTCATTTTTCTCAGGTTTAAGCCCCTTGAAATAGGGAACGTCATTCTTTAGGGCCTTTCCAAGATAGTAACCCAAAAAGCTGTAATCAACAAAGTCCTTTATTTTTGCTATTATTTCCACAAGAACCGTTGCCTTCCTATTTTCATCTAAATGAAGGCCATAATTTGGAGTTTTTCCGACTATAGCGGCGGCTAAACTTGAAGGGCCTCCCTCTCTGTTAGTTCTCGCACCGATTATAGAATTGGCAAAGGATACAGCCGAACTCTCACTCCATGCTATATGATCTCCAAACTTTGGAAGGTTTGCTCCGTAATAAGGAGTACAGGTGGAGGTTATCTCAATACCCATATCCCTATAAAGCTCGAGAATCTTTCTCTGCTTCTCCATGAAAGTCTCATCACCTATTCCCGCAGGATTGAGGGTAGTATAAACGGTGACCTTTGCTCCAGCGTTTACAAAATCCTGGAGAAATTCTATACCCGCATCTCCTATGTTTTTATAGGAAACTCCAGCTATTTGAGCGCTTTTTATTGGAATAAGCCTATCTGCACCATAAATCTCTCCAAGGGCCACCAGAATTTCCATGGCCTTTTGAAGTGAATATCCATACTCGCCAACCAGTATTAGTTCCTCTTCTTTCGTGAGGTACATTTCATCACCACCACCATTTATACATAAAGAACTTTAAAGGTTTGCCAAGGAGGGATTGTGGATTCTTATCTTTTTAGGGATTCTCTTCCAGGATGGGATTTCCAAAAGAGAAAATGAATGCCATTAAGTGCTTTTCCTTTCATTAAGAGGCCGAAAAGAGGGTGTAATTCCAATTCTAGATTAATAAAAAGGCCTTTATAAGAACCGTAAGGTTTATAAATTCCCATCAGATAAGAGATATCGGGTCAAGCAGCGGGGTGGGGCAGCTAGGAGTGCCCGCCGGGCTCATAACCCGGAGGTCCGAGGTTCAAATCCTCGCCCCGCTATTCGCCATTTTTATACATTGATGTATGAATTTGTACAATTCTGAACTCAAAAACACTTTTTAAGAAGACACCCTTTCACCAAAAACTTTAAAATTATTCATGTTGGCATTTTTACTATGAGAAGTTTAAAAGAATTAAATATTGAAGAGTTGCATGAAATAATGGAACGAGCTAAAGAGTTGAGAGAGCAAGGCACCAGCTACTCCCAAATAGCATCAATTATTGGAGAAGAATTTAACGTTAAAATTTCTAGGCCAACGGTTATGCGCTGGTGCAAAGGCCTCCACAACCCATTTAATAAAATAAAGGAAATCTCCCTAGAACCTTCACCAAG harbors:
- a CDS encoding aconitase X catalytic domain-containing protein, with protein sequence MYLTKEEELILVGEYGYSLQKAMEILVALGEIYGADRLIPIKSAQIAGVSYKNIGDAGIEFLQDFVNAGAKVTVYTTLNPAGIGDETFMEKQRKILELYRDMGIEITSTCTPYYGANLPKFGDHIAWSESSAVSFANSIIGARTNREGGPSSLAAAIVGKTPNYGLHLDENRKATVLVEIIAKIKDFVDYSFLGYYLGKALKNDVPYFKGLKPEKNDYLKELGASMAATGSIALYHVEGETPEYKEAITDKIEKIQVGEEELKEVKEKFNADWSEIDAIVIGCPHASIQEIKEIAELLRMREKPLKAPLLITASRVVKSLSDALGYTEVIERYNGKIIVDSCLIVSPVKKWYNGIATNSGKASFYFSSGGLKVRLDNTDKLILEAP